A window of Streptomyces sp. NBC_01689 genomic DNA:
GAGTGCGCGGCGGCGGACTGCGTGGGTGCCTGCGCGGACGTCGGTGTCAGCGGCGGGCCGAGATCCGTGTTCCGGCGCGGACGCGTTCCGTCGGGGGCTGTTTCGGACCGGCGCGCGAGGGCAACCGGCCGCTATGAACAACGGTGAGGACCAGGCGGAGACGATCGAGACCCGGGGGGACGAGCACCATGTCGTCCTCAGCGCCGACACCAACGGTGACGGCAAGCCCGATGTGTGGATGACCGACACCACGGGAGACGGCAAGGCCGACCTCTACCAGTTCGACACGACGGGCGACGGGCAGGTGGACGTCACGATGGTCGAACGAGCCGAGGAGCCAGGCGAGGACCGTGTCGTCGTGGACGGCGACGGAGGCCATCCGATCGAGCCCTGAGGCCCGGTGCCGCGCCTCCGCGAGCCCTGCCGGGGGCGGGCGCGCCGGAAGGCCCCGGCACGCCGGGCCCCGGGCCGCCGGTCCGGCTTGATCACGGGCCGGCGGAGGTGTTCGCCGATGTGCGGGCTCCCCCGAGTCCGGCGTCCGGGTGGGACGGACGAGCCGTCCCGGGCTGGCTCGGGGGAGACGGCGGGGAAGGGGGCGTCAGGCGCCGACGACACCGGACTTGGCGATGGTGATCTTCGCCTTGGTGGCACCGTTGCGGGAACCGAGGGCCTCGACCTGCTTGACGATGTCCATGCCCTCGACGACCTCGCCGAAGACGACGTGCTTGTTGTCCAGCCAGTCGGTCACGATGGTGGTGATGAAGAACTGCGAACCGTTGGTGTTCGGTCCCGCGTTCGCCATCGACAGCTGACCGGGCTTGGTGTGCTTGAGCTGGAAGTTCTCGTCGGCGAACTTCTCGCCGTAGATGCTCTTGCCGCCGGTGCCGTCGCCCCGGGTGAAGTCGCCGCCCTGCAGCATGAACTCCGGGATGACCCGGTGGAAGCTCGAACCCTCGTAACCGAAGCCGTGCACGCCGGTGGCCAGCTCGCGGAAGTTCCGCGCGGTCTTGGGGACCTCCGTGTCGAACAGCTTGAAGACGATGCGGCCCGCGGGCTCGTCGTTGATGGTGATGTCGAAGTAGACGTTGTCGCTCATGAAGACATCCTCACATCTCCTCGTTCCCCGATGGCACACACCTCCCCGGGTCACGCGCGGGAACCCTCCGTGTTAAGGACTTCCGTGCGGATCAGGCGGCGGGGCGCGGGGCCCTCCGTGCCTGTCCGCGCCGCGGGCGGCGGTCACCGGGTCCCTTCCGTTCGACCTGGTGCATCCGGGAGCCCTCGCGCCGCGGTCCCCGCTGCCGCGCGGCAGCGCGCACCCTGCCCCGCCCGGGCCGGCCGACGGTACACCGTGCGCCGGTGTCGCCCGATCGCGGCGACAGGCACTGCCGCCGCGACGCCGGTCCGCCGGACCGGCGCGCACCCGGCCTGGCGGGGTGCCGTGTCGGCGACGGCGGTCCGCACGCCGGCGGCATGACAAGCTGTACTCTCCAGCGCCCGAACCCAGGAGGTCAGCATGACTGCCGAGTCACAGCCACAAGAAGGTTCGGAGCCCACCGAGGCCGAGAGCCCCGCCCTGACGCCCGACGACGACGGGCAGTACGACCTGAAGCGCAAGTTCCGGGAGGCCCTGGACCGCAAGCGCGGGATGCAGGCGGACGGCGCCGGGGGCAACGGCAAACCGGACGCGTCGAAGATCCGCGGAGCGCACGGCCCGGC
This region includes:
- a CDS encoding DUF5302 domain-containing protein, which encodes MTAESQPQEGSEPTEAESPALTPDDDGQYDLKRKFREALDRKRGMQADGAGGNGKPDASKIRGAHGPASSQRSFRRKSGG
- a CDS encoding peptidylprolyl isomerase, whose amino-acid sequence is MSDNVYFDITINDEPAGRIVFKLFDTEVPKTARNFRELATGVHGFGYEGSSFHRVIPEFMLQGGDFTRGDGTGGKSIYGEKFADENFQLKHTKPGQLSMANAGPNTNGSQFFITTIVTDWLDNKHVVFGEVVEGMDIVKQVEALGSRNGATKAKITIAKSGVVGA